In one Butyrivibrio proteoclasticus B316 genomic region, the following are encoded:
- a CDS encoding formate/nitrite transporter family protein yields MKSPAEIAVKYESIGKGKTELSALKTFLLGILAGAYIALGGLGSQIASCTAADPSSARLISSVVFPIGLFMVLVGGAELFTGNCLIFIPVLSGKAKFTGMLRNWVLVYLGNMVGGFLIALLAATSHIYSFANNALAEGVINTAITKANISFSDGLLRGILCNVLVCLAVWCSFSADEVAGKVLALWLPVMLFIICGFEHCVANMYFIPAGMLTSAIYGLPAEGLSLFGFFVTNLIPVTIGNIIGGSICVGAMYYAIYLKK; encoded by the coding sequence ATGAAATCACCCGCAGAAATTGCAGTCAAATACGAATCGATAGGAAAAGGCAAGACAGAGCTCTCCGCTCTTAAAACATTCCTGCTCGGAATCCTGGCAGGAGCTTACATCGCCCTTGGTGGCCTTGGAAGCCAGATAGCAAGCTGTACAGCAGCTGATCCGTCAAGCGCCCGTCTTATCAGCAGCGTAGTATTCCCAATAGGTCTTTTCATGGTCCTTGTCGGAGGCGCTGAACTCTTTACAGGAAACTGCCTTATCTTTATCCCCGTTTTATCAGGAAAGGCCAAGTTTACCGGAATGCTCAGAAACTGGGTTCTGGTTTACCTCGGAAACATGGTTGGTGGCTTTTTGATAGCTCTTTTAGCTGCAACCTCACACATTTACTCATTTGCAAATAATGCCCTGGCAGAAGGCGTTATAAATACCGCGATTACCAAGGCAAATATATCTTTTAGTGATGGACTCCTTAGAGGAATCCTGTGTAATGTACTTGTATGTCTTGCTGTATGGTGCTCATTTTCAGCAGACGAAGTTGCAGGTAAAGTCCTGGCTCTGTGGCTTCCTGTAATGCTCTTTATCATCTGCGGCTTCGAGCACTGTGTTGCCAACATGTACTTCATTCCTGCAGGAATGCTCACATCTGCAATCTATGGATTGCCTGCAGAAGGGCTTAGCCTGTTTGGATTCTTTGTAACAAATCTTATTCCTGTAACAATAGGAAATATCATTGGTGGATCAATTTGTGTCGGTGCCATGTACTATGCAATATACCTTAAGAAATGA